A window of the Acipenser ruthenus chromosome 30, fAciRut3.2 maternal haplotype, whole genome shotgun sequence genome harbors these coding sequences:
- the LOC117964431 gene encoding protein Wnt-2b-A-like, whose product MFGLSRVRGSSRILGKPALAPGCSGLKQLNKKGTSSSGGSNATSRLYFALILLLLTLTPRADSSWWYIGALGARVICDNIPGLVNKQRQLCQKHPDIMQSIGEGAKEWIRECQHQFRHHRWNCSTLERDHTVFGRVMLRSSQEAAFVYAISSAGVVYAITRACSQGELKSCSCDPHKRGRVHDERGEYDWGGCSDNVNYGIKFAKAFVDAKEKKVKDARALMNLHNNRCGRSAVKRFMKLECKCHGVSGSCTLRTCWLAMSDFRKTGDFLWKKYSGAIQVTMNQDGTGFTVANKNFRKPTKNDLVYFENSPDYCLMDKAAGSLGTAGRVCSKTSRGMDGCDVMCCGRGYDTTRVTRITKCECKFQWCCSVKCKDCEETVDIHTCKASKRAEWVDQT is encoded by the exons ATGTTTGGTTTGAGTAGAGTTCGGGGGTCTTCACGGATCCTCGGCAAGCCGGCGCTGGCCCCGGGGTGCTCGGGATTAAAGCAGCTCAATAAGAAAGGGACATCTTCCTCGGGTGGGTCCAATGCCACCTCCCGGCTATATTTCGCTTTGATTTTACTTCTCCTGACTCTAACGCCCAGGGCTGACTCGTCTTGGTG GTATATCGGAGCCCTGGGAGCGCGGGTGATCTGTGATAACATCCCGGGGCTGGTGAAcaagcagaggcagctctgccAGAAGCACCCGGACATCATGCAGTCGATCGGGGAGGGGGCGAAGGAGTGGATCCGCGAGTGCCAGCACCAGTTCCGCCATCACCGCTGGAACTGCAGTACCCTGGAGCGCGACCACACCGTGTTCGGCAGGGTCATGCTGCGCA GCAGTCAGGAGGCAGCGTTTGTGTACGCCATCTCCTCAGCTGGGGTCGTGTATGCTATTACGAGGGCCTGCAGCCAGGGGGAGCTGAAGTCCTGCAGCTGCGACCCCCACAAGCGAGGCCGGGTCCACGATGAAAGGGGAGAATACGACTGGGGCGGCTGCAGCGACAACGTCAACTACGGCATCAAGTTCGCCAAGGCCTTCGTGGACGCCAAGGAGAAGAAAGTGAAGGACGCGCGCGCTCTCATGAATCTGCACAACAACAGATGCGGGAGGAGC GCGGTGAAGCGCTTTATGAAGCTGGAGTGTAAGTGTCACGGAGTCAGCGGCTCTTGCACACTAAGGACTTGCTGGTTGGCTATGTCAGACTTCCGAAAGACAGGAGATTTCCTGTGGAAAAAGTACAGCGGGGCCATCCAGGTGACTATGAACCAGGACGGGACCGGCTTTACTGTGGCCAACAAGAACTTCAGGAAGCCCACCAAGAACGACCTGGTGTATTTCGAAAACTCTCCGGATTACTGCCTCATGGACAAAGCAGCAG GGTCGCTGGGAACAGCAGGGAGAGTTTGCAGCAAGACGTCGAGAGGGATGGACGGCTGTGATGTCATGTGCTGTGGGCGGGGCTACGACACTACCAGAGTGACACGCATCACCAAGTGCGAATGCAAGTTCCAGTGGTGCTGCTCCGTCAAGTGCAAAGACTGCGAGGAGACTGTGGACATACACACCTGCAAGGCATCGAAGCGAGCAGAGTGGGTGGACCAGACCTGA